The Proteiniborus ethanoligenes genome has a segment encoding these proteins:
- a CDS encoding DUF2877 domain-containing protein — protein MNSSHICQYLYKEIQEHYVKGKVHSVFENSFNVLDGDNRLISFLSSNKPMAPHSIKLKDQISFIDVGLERGQELEFHQDYVLIKDLNKKINYGKAFLWDKKPILFTNEKLRKDLTENVSIKIKKIGEFLLNEGSKEGIYPLLQVLRGKIKGIDTILADNITLGRNEEFIKERFLDFMDSYIKEDIDNISSRAQRIVGFGVGLTPSMDDFISGMMVSRIYLFSYFNQQTEKALKLNKAIVKHIKNKTTLVSEEMLMFASLGEVNEDVRNLMLSLLTNSPIDELYNNLRKVASFGATSGTDIISGIYVGSCIIFNLIQQEVDSNE, from the coding sequence ATGAACTCATCACATATTTGTCAATATCTATATAAAGAAATACAAGAGCATTATGTAAAAGGCAAGGTGCATTCTGTATTTGAAAATAGCTTTAATGTATTAGATGGAGACAACAGGCTTATTTCTTTTCTAAGCTCAAATAAGCCTATGGCACCTCATTCAATAAAGCTAAAAGACCAGATTTCATTTATAGATGTAGGACTTGAAAGAGGTCAAGAGCTTGAATTTCACCAAGATTATGTTTTGATTAAAGATTTAAATAAAAAGATTAATTATGGAAAAGCTTTTCTATGGGATAAAAAACCAATATTGTTTACAAATGAGAAATTGAGAAAAGATTTAACAGAAAACGTTTCCATTAAAATCAAAAAAATAGGTGAATTTCTATTGAATGAAGGCAGTAAAGAAGGAATCTATCCGTTGCTGCAGGTCCTTAGGGGAAAAATAAAAGGAATAGATACAATTCTAGCAGATAATATCACCCTTGGAAGAAATGAAGAATTTATTAAAGAACGGTTTTTAGACTTTATGGACAGCTATATTAAAGAGGATATAGACAATATTTCCTCAAGAGCTCAAAGAATAGTTGGGTTTGGTGTAGGATTAACTCCTTCTATGGATGACTTTATATCAGGAATGATGGTCTCCAGAATATATCTTTTTTCTTATTTTAATCAACAAACAGAAAAAGCTTTAAAGCTTAACAAAGCTATTGTTAAACATATAAAAAACAAAACCACATTAGTTAGTGAAGAAATGCTTATGTTTGCTTCCTTAGGCGAAGTCAATGAGGATGTAAGGAACTTAATGCTTTCCTTATTAACTAATAGCCCCATAGATGAGCTATACAATAACTTAAGAAAAGTTGCTAGCTTTGGAGCTACTTCGGGGACAGATATCATATCAGGTATATATGTTGGTAGCTGTATAATATTTAATCTAATACAACAGGAGGTTGATAGTAATGAGTAG
- a CDS encoding PucR family transcriptional regulator, whose amino-acid sequence MYRYSGITVNELLELETMKEAKVLAGVTGLNRKITKLNVMEVPDIVDWVEEGEFLLTTAYPIRNNLTVLEELIIELNKKGLAGLGIKTRRYINDIPDDILRKANEMGFPLIEIPFDSSYSSIIGEALTEIVNNQTNILCRIDSIHNKLINVMLNGGSLKEIAGAFYESIDRNSMAIKEYIFETSVILCEPEKKKYIEAIIEAETLKREKTKDKYNEKLLHTKDIDILGNEEIQRITIPIFTKDREYGCIYIWEDKKPLTPVELKVIEASTPMIALDLFKKISIFEIESKHKVEFFEDLFSSEEIRHKKALERASYFDFDTKLGYSVIVISVSNNEIFSHYNVDSNAYLQQINVRLLSIIKRISKTRKERIICGNKSNSIILLFGTDPEAKNSKIKQEINSFCNELLRYAEYEYINDKISIGIGRNYKNSNELWKGYREATRAVECQKHSSDKIITHYDDLGIYRILSYEELQPELNQFYKEILEPLVKYDKEKGTELIETLNKYFECAGNLKKISEEMYTHYNTVIYRIQRIKEITGIDFENYNDRLNFQISLKILEMQENERCNKK is encoded by the coding sequence ATGTACAGATATTCAGGGATTACAGTAAATGAGCTGTTAGAGCTTGAAACTATGAAAGAAGCTAAGGTATTAGCAGGAGTAACTGGATTAAATAGGAAAATAACAAAATTAAATGTTATGGAAGTACCGGACATAGTAGACTGGGTTGAAGAAGGTGAGTTTCTCCTTACGACAGCCTACCCTATTAGAAATAATTTAACAGTTTTAGAAGAGCTTATTATTGAATTAAATAAAAAAGGCTTGGCAGGCTTAGGTATAAAGACTAGAAGATATATTAATGATATTCCTGATGATATACTTAGAAAGGCAAATGAAATGGGCTTTCCATTAATAGAAATACCCTTTGATTCTTCTTATTCTAGTATCATAGGTGAAGCTCTAACAGAAATTGTCAACAATCAGACTAATATTTTATGTAGAATAGACAGCATTCATAATAAGCTAATAAATGTAATGCTAAACGGAGGAAGCCTAAAGGAAATAGCAGGGGCATTTTATGAAAGTATAGATAGAAATTCAATGGCAATAAAAGAATATATATTTGAAACAAGTGTAATACTATGTGAGCCAGAGAAGAAAAAATATATTGAAGCAATAATTGAAGCAGAGACTTTAAAGAGGGAAAAAACAAAAGACAAATATAACGAAAAATTACTTCATACTAAGGATATAGATATATTAGGAAATGAAGAAATCCAAAGAATTACTATTCCTATTTTTACAAAGGACAGAGAATATGGCTGCATATATATCTGGGAGGACAAAAAACCATTGACTCCAGTAGAACTGAAGGTTATAGAAGCTTCTACACCTATGATAGCCTTAGACCTATTTAAGAAGATATCAATCTTTGAAATAGAAAGCAAACATAAGGTGGAGTTTTTTGAGGATTTATTTTCAAGTGAAGAGATTAGACATAAAAAAGCATTAGAAAGAGCTTCTTATTTTGATTTTGATACAAAGCTAGGCTACTCAGTAATAGTTATATCTGTAAGTAACAATGAAATCTTTAGTCACTATAATGTTGATTCTAATGCTTATTTGCAGCAGATAAATGTTAGATTATTGAGTATTATTAAAAGAATATCAAAGACTAGAAAAGAAAGGATTATATGTGGAAATAAAAGCAATAGCATAATATTACTTTTTGGCACAGATCCTGAAGCGAAAAACTCAAAGATAAAGCAAGAAATTAACTCCTTCTGCAATGAGCTTTTAAGATATGCAGAATATGAGTATATAAACGATAAAATTTCCATCGGAATAGGGAGAAATTATAAAAACTCAAATGAGCTTTGGAAGGGCTATAGAGAGGCTACTAGAGCTGTAGAATGTCAAAAACATTCTAGTGACAAGATAATAACTCACTATGATGACTTAGGTATATATAGAATTCTTTCCTATGAAGAGCTTCAGCCAGAGCTAAATCAGTTTTATAAAGAAATACTTGAGCCTTTAGTAAAATACGACAAGGAAAAAGGAACAGAACTAATAGAAACTCTTAATAAATACTTTGAATGTGCAGGAAATTTAAAAAAGATATCAGAAGAAATGTATACTCACTACAATACAGTTATCTATAGAATCCAGAGAATAAAAGAGATTACAGGTATTGATTTTGAGAATTATAATGACAGATTAAATTTCCAGATATCCTTAAAGATATTAGAAATGCAAGAAAATGAAAGATGCAACAAGAAATAG
- a CDS encoding tRNA-dihydrouridine synthase, whose product MSLSVNFMGIKLKNPVIVAASPLTGNGSMMRKAIEAGAGAVVTQTIANEVRYNVRPRIAANHLGMQNIELYSNLTLEQWEREIYHAKEKEAVVIANILAHTPSEMAYLAKKVEKFGVDAIELGIAIPHGGGIEVIPSNVDRLYSLTKMAVDSVKIPVMVKSSVNVSNITILAKAVEKAGASAISAIDTVRCILGVDIDKGKALLPTYGGYSGEGIRPIALAAVAGICQAVKIPVSGIGGIDNYENVLEYMMLGASTVQICTSLMMNGYGRIGEILNDLEKWMEYKGYSSLEEIKGVALASLKSFEEISVEPYVAKVLGKCTVDECGECLKACIYDAISSRDGIIVIDPHKCTGCGLCVSLCKKGNIYLDW is encoded by the coding sequence ATGAGTCTGTCAGTTAATTTCATGGGAATCAAACTTAAAAATCCTGTTATTGTTGCGGCTAGTCCTCTTACTGGAAATGGCAGCATGATGAGGAAAGCTATAGAAGCAGGAGCCGGTGCTGTGGTCACTCAGACAATAGCTAATGAAGTAAGATATAACGTCAGACCTAGAATAGCAGCTAATCATCTTGGAATGCAAAACATTGAATTATATAGTAATCTTACATTAGAACAATGGGAAAGAGAAATTTATCATGCTAAAGAAAAAGAAGCAGTAGTTATTGCAAACATACTTGCGCATACACCTTCTGAAATGGCATATTTGGCTAAAAAGGTAGAAAAGTTTGGAGTAGATGCTATAGAGCTTGGAATAGCCATTCCTCATGGAGGAGGAATAGAAGTTATTCCAAGTAATGTAGACAGGCTCTATAGCCTGACTAAAATGGCAGTAGATTCAGTAAAGATACCGGTTATGGTAAAGTCTTCTGTTAATGTAAGTAATATAACGATATTAGCAAAAGCCGTAGAAAAAGCAGGTGCTTCCGCCATAAGTGCTATAGACACCGTAAGATGCATATTAGGAGTGGATATTGATAAAGGAAAGGCTCTTCTGCCGACCTATGGAGGATACTCAGGAGAGGGCATTAGACCAATAGCCCTAGCTGCAGTTGCAGGAATTTGTCAAGCAGTTAAGATTCCTGTTTCTGGCATAGGTGGGATAGATAACTATGAAAATGTTCTTGAATATATGATGCTAGGCGCGAGTACAGTTCAGATTTGCACATCATTAATGATGAATGGATATGGCAGGATAGGAGAAATATTAAACGATCTAGAAAAGTGGATGGAATATAAAGGATATTCTTCTTTAGAAGAAATAAAAGGAGTAGCATTAGCATCATTAAAATCCTTTGAAGAAATATCAGTAGAGCCATACGTTGCCAAAGTACTAGGTAAATGCACTGTTGATGAATGTGGTGAATGCTTGAAGGCGTGTATTTATGATGCTATTTCCTCTAGGGATGGCATAATTGTAATAGACCCTCATAAATGCACAGGATGTGGCTTGTGTGTTAGCTTATGCAAAAAAGGTAATATTTATTTAGATTGGTAA